A single genomic interval of Chitinophaga sp. 180180018-3 harbors:
- a CDS encoding AraC family transcriptional regulator — translation MKLYRENIIHSPNILVVKEERFTVNEFPLHYHPEYELILILSGSGKRFVGDNISEFSSGDLCFFGPNLPHTYSNKHLTGNRNIHQIVIQFNEEFLGKGFFDRPPFKQIRMLLDQSVRGYRFSGHTLKTVSGMIQLLLQLDEAATIIQLLSILYTLSLSTEFKLLSSRGFSSKLDHAESERMGAVLDYILKNFREDITLNKIASIACMSPEAFCRYFKKYTRKTFSAFLTEVRIGHACKLLQQQNIVVNQVSLQSGFNSISYFNRKFKSMMKKTPLEYQKEQKSLATND, via the coding sequence GTTTCCGCTTCACTATCACCCGGAATATGAGCTGATACTGATTTTGAGCGGGTCGGGCAAGCGGTTTGTGGGAGATAATATATCAGAATTTTCCTCCGGCGATCTGTGTTTTTTTGGGCCTAACCTCCCGCATACCTATAGCAACAAACATCTCACCGGCAACCGGAATATCCACCAGATTGTTATCCAGTTCAACGAAGAGTTCCTCGGTAAGGGATTCTTCGACCGGCCTCCATTCAAACAAATCAGGATGCTGCTCGACCAGTCTGTACGCGGATACCGGTTCTCGGGTCATACACTGAAAACGGTCAGCGGCATGATACAGTTGTTGTTACAGCTCGACGAAGCCGCCACTATTATTCAGTTGCTTTCTATACTGTATACACTTTCATTATCAACAGAATTTAAACTTCTTTCCAGCAGGGGTTTTAGCAGCAAACTGGATCATGCTGAATCTGAACGCATGGGAGCAGTGCTGGATTATATCCTGAAAAATTTCAGGGAAGATATTACGTTGAACAAAATTGCTTCCATTGCTTGTATGTCGCCCGAAGCATTCTGCCGGTACTTTAAGAAATATACACGTAAAACATTTTCGGCCTTTCTGACGGAGGTGCGTATTGGTCATGCCTGCAAACTGCTGCAACAGCAAAATATAGTAGTAAACCAGGTTAGCCTGCAATCGGGCTTTAATAGTATTTCCTACTTCAACCGGAAATTCAAATCTATGATGAAGAAAACTCCTTTGGAATATCAAAAAGAACAAAAATCACTAGCGACCAATGATTAG